A DNA window from Salmo salar unplaced genomic scaffold, Ssal_v3.1, whole genome shotgun sequence contains the following coding sequences:
- the LOC106574392 gene encoding ladderlectin-like yields the protein MEKLAILLLLSAAIALGDANLTLLLGLEPLLKTEVEQTPPVEAQVAAVQEGTKESSCPSDWHTYGSRCFKFVSIPQSWADSEQNCLALGGNLASVRNLLEYQFMQALTKDTNGHLPDTWVGGFDAVKEGLWMWSDGTRFDYTHWNTGEPNNAGEGEDCLQMNAASEKLWFDVPCEWKFVSICSRRM from the coding sequence ATGGAGAAGTTGGCCATCCTTCTGCTTCTGAGTGCTGCCATTGCACTGGGCGATGCCAACCTGACCCTGCTCCTTGGTTTAGAACCCTTACTGAAGACTGAGGTGGAACAGACTCCTCCTGTTGAGGCTCAGGTAGCAGCAGTGCAGGAGGGGACAAAGGAAAGTTCATGTCCCTCAGACTGGCACACATATGGATCACGCTGTTTCAAGTTTGTCAGCATTCCACAGTCATGGGCAGATTCCGAGCAAAACTGTTTGGCACTTGGTGGAAACCTAGCATCTGTGCGTAACCTTTTAGAGTACCAGTTCATGCAAGCACTGACAAAGGACACCAATGGCCACCTACCTGACACCTGGGTTGGAGGTTTTGATGCAGTCAAGGAGGGCTTATGGATGTGGTCAGATGGGACCAGATTTGACTACACTCACTGGAACACTGGTGAGCCCAATAACGCTGGAGAAGGAGAGGACTGTCTGCAGATGAACGCTGCAAGTGAGAAGCTCTGGTTTGATGTGCCCTGTGAGTGGAAGTTTGTATCTATCTGTTCCAGAAGAATGTAG